In Pseudomonadota bacterium, the sequence AAAGCCCAGATTGATTATCTGAATACATTTCTCAGGCAGATAAAGGAAGAATTATGAAGACATCATTGCTGGTTATCCATGGCCCGAATCTCAATCTCTTAGGAAACCGCGAACCGGAAATTTACGGAACCACTACCCTGCCCCTGATCAATGAACAGATCAGCCAGCGGGCCAGTCAACTAGGTTTGGAGGTCCATTGCGTTCAAACCAATCACGAAGGAGAAATCGTTGATCTGCTGCAGGAAGCAGCCCATGATTGCAAGGCTGTCATCCTCAATCCAGCGGCTTATACCCATACCAGTATCGCCATCCGGGATGCTATTGCCGCTATTTCCATCCCGGTCATCGAAATCCATCTAAGTCAGATCAGTAAGCGGGAGCCTTTCCGACACACATCGCTTACCTCCCCGGTCTGTGCCGGGCTGATCAGCGGTTTTAGCTATCACGGCTATCTGCTTGCAGTTGAAGCCGCCGCTCTGCTGCTGCAAATAAAATCATGAACATCCCGAAAAACAACAATCAGGCAGCCAGCCGCCATCTGAGCAAGCTCAAGCTTCAATTATCCGCAAACCAGGCAGAGGCATTCTTCCTCCATACCCTTCCATCCCTGCGATATTACGGTGGCTTCACCGGTGACAGCGGTTTTCTGCTGGTTGAAGCAGACGAGGTAACTTGTTTTACCGATGGCCGTTATACTACCCAGGCCGCCAGCGAACTTCCAGGGGAAATCTCCCTGGTCCAGATTGATTCTTTCAATCAGATGTGTTCAAATCTGGCTGAACGAAAAATTACTTTACTGGGAATTGAAGAACAAAGCTTTTCCATCTTCCGCGACCGGGAGCTGAAAAAAAGAATCCCCCGCTTACAAACCATTTTCTGTCAGCAACCGATCAGCACCCCCAGACTCCATAAGGATAAAGAAGAGCTGGCCCTAATTAAAGAGGCCATTGCCATCGCTGAAGAGGCTTACCAGCAAACGATCACCCTGATCAAACCCGGCATCACCGAACAAGATGTCGCCCTGGAACTGGAATATCAGATGAAACGCCGAGGAGCGGAAGGAACCGCTTTCGACCTGATCGTCGCCAGCGGCTATCGAAGCTCCCTGCCCCATGGCGTCGCCTCAGAAAAACCCATTGCCCCGGGAGATATGATAACCATTGACTTTGGAGCCTGCTATCAGGGATATCACAGTGATCAAACCTGCACTGTTTTCCTCGGGGAACCGAATGAAAAACAAAAACGTGTCTACCAGGCGGTCTTCCT encodes:
- the aroQ gene encoding type II 3-dehydroquinate dehydratase, coding for MKTSLLVIHGPNLNLLGNREPEIYGTTTLPLINEQISQRASQLGLEVHCVQTNHEGEIVDLLQEAAHDCKAVILNPAAYTHTSIAIRDAIAAISIPVIEIHLSQISKREPFRHTSLTSPVCAGLISGFSYHGYLLAVEAAALLLQIKS
- a CDS encoding aminopeptidase P family protein, translating into MNIPKNNNQAASRHLSKLKLQLSANQAEAFFLHTLPSLRYYGGFTGDSGFLLVEADEVTCFTDGRYTTQAASELPGEISLVQIDSFNQMCSNLAERKITLLGIEEQSFSIFRDRELKKRIPRLQTIFCQQPISTPRLHKDKEELALIKEAIAIAEEAYQQTITLIKPGITEQDVALELEYQMKRRGAEGTAFDLIVASGYRSSLPHGVASEKPIAPGDMITIDFGACYQGYHSDQTCTVFLGEPNEKQKRVYQAVFLAQQAGIKAARPEISAKELDHIVREILEQAGYGEYFSHGTGHGVGLEIHEAPSISSRSSDTLAANMVFTIEPGCYFPHQWGIRLEDMIYLTSQGSLILTTLDKQLESAIIE